A region from the Medicago truncatula cultivar Jemalong A17 chromosome 6, MtrunA17r5.0-ANR, whole genome shotgun sequence genome encodes:
- the LOC25481299 gene encoding putative pentatricopeptide repeat-containing protein At1g12700, mitochondrial has translation MSRFRSSSSSSVPTFLFPFLRTRLYSQSRFVPSNVDVDVDNSVSSFYDMLSINPSPSIVEFNKILGSIVKTDNKHYTTVISLSHRLEFHGITPNLFTFNILINCYCHLGEMDFAFSMLSKILKMGFQPNTVTLNTLVKGMCLNGKVKEALHFHDHVIALGFHLNQITYGTLINGLCKMGKTTEALQVLRKIDGKLVNTGVVMYNTIIDSLCKEKLVTEAYELYSQMIVKKISPDVVTLSSLICGFCNVGQLKEAFCLFHEMLLTNIHPNVYTFNILVDALCKEGKIKEAKNVIAVMMKEGVEPTVVTYNTLMDGYCLANEVNKAKNVFNVIGKRRMTPNVRSYTIIINGLCKIKMVDEALNLFTEMHCKPNTVTYNSLIDGLCKSGRISHAWELLDQMHDRGQPADVIAYNSFLHALCKNHQVDKAIALVKKIKDQGIQPNINTYNILIDGLCKEGRLENAQVIFQDLLIKGYKVTLWTYTIMINGLCLEGLFDEAMTLLEKMEDNGCIPNAVTYATIIHALFKNDENDKAEKLLREMIARGLL, from the coding sequence ATGTCCAGGTttcgttcttcttcttcttcttctgttcctacttttctttttcccttCTTAAGAACAAGACTATACTCTCAATCTCGCTTTGTTCCCAgtaatgttgatgttgatgttgataattCTGTTTCTTCATTCTATGACATGCTTAGTATAAATCCTTCCCCATCCATCGTCGAATTTAATAAGATCTTAGGTTCCATTGTTAAGACTGACAACAAACATTACACTACTGTTATTTCCCTTTCTCATCGATTGGAATTCCATGGAATTACTCCtaatctttttactttcaatatTCTCATTAATTGTTACTGCCATCTCGGAGAAATGGATTTTGCCTTTTCTATGTTGTCCAAGATTCTTAAGATGGGTTTTCAGCCGAATACTGTTACCTTGAATACACTTGTCAAAGGCATGTGTCTTAATGGTAAGGTCAAAGAAGCTCTACACTTTCACGACCATGTGATTGCACTTGGATTTCACTTGAACCAAATTACTTATGGTACTTTGATCAATGGCTTGTGTAAAATGGGAAAAACAACCGAAGCCTTACAAGTGTTGAGAAAGATTGATGGGAAATTGGTTAACACTGGTGTTGTAATGTATAACACAATCATTGATAGTTTGTGTAAAGAGAAATTGGTGACTGAGGCTTATGAGTTATATTCTCAAATGATTGTAAAGAAAATTTCTCCTGATGTTGTTACTTTGAGCTCTCTAATATGTGGATTTTGCAATGTTGGTCAACTGAAAGAAGCATTTTGTTTGTTCCATGAAATGCTATTGACAAACATCCACCCAAAtgtttatacttttaatatattGGTTGATGCTCTTTGTAAGGAAGGAAAGATCAAAGAAGCTAAAAATGTGATAGCTGTGATGATGAAAGAAGGCGTGGAGCCTACTGTTGTTACATATAATACATTAATGGATGGGTATTGCCTAGCTAATGAAGTGAATAAGGCAAAGAATGTATTCAACGTCATAGGAAAAAGGAGAATGACACCTAATGTTCGCAGCTACACTATCATTATTAATGGTTTATGTAAGATTAAAATGGTTGATGAAGCCTTGAATCTCTTCACAGAAATGCATTGCAAACCCAATACAGTAACTTACAACTCTCTAATTGACGGTTTGTGCAAATCAGGGAGAATATCTCATGCATGGGAGCTTCTTGATCAGATGCATGATAGAGGTCAACCTGCCGATGTAATCGCTTACAACTCCTTCTTACATGCTTTATGTAAAAACCATCAAGTTGACAAGGCAATTGCATTGGTCAAGAAAATTAAAGATCAGGGCATTCAACCCAATATTAACACATACAATATACTTATCGATGGACTATGCAAAGAAGGAAGACTTGAGAATGCACAAGTGATTTTTCAGGATCTTTTGATTAAAGGCTATAAGGTAACACTCTGGACATATACAATTATGATTAATGGTCTTTGTCTGGAGGGATTGTTTGATGAAGCTATGACCCTACTGGAAAAAATGGAAGACAATGGTTGCATTCCAAATGCTGTAACTTATGCAACAATTATCCATGCTCTCTTTAAAAATGATGAGAATGATAAGGCAGAGAAACTTCTACGTGAAATGATTGCTCGCGGTCTACTATAA
- the LOC112417995 gene encoding uncharacterized protein, which produces MIFEDFFQINEDHIAEEISGYDEEDVMVSTDDDSGKVVGFNDSEDERTTALEDGFEDVEVEASANGTNRVTVNNKTLRIKKCSSKTPKKKSPKKNNSGRMNVIAPVSLLKNGKGKDVVDEEIDRDYLSEEFGSSDPDDSNDETIKYDQFRMVHLNKDFKFKIGMEFNTLVEFKEAIIEWNVLNGYQIKMPKNESYRVRVECRDQCGYKVLCSKVGDMRTFQIKTLEGPHTCAPVLENKSANSRWVAKKVVPKMQVTKKMSVQEVFNEMVVNYGVGITMDRAWRARKIAKSIIEGDADKQYAMIKRYAAELKRVCRDNNVKINVAGPSATIQPRVHICLHTLCWSGWLSLENKIWGQLLIVVGRDPNDQYFSLAFGVVETECKESWKWFMQLLMEDIGQDKRYVFISDQQKGLLSVFDEMFDSIDHRLCLRHLYANFEKKFGGGSQIRDLMMGAAKATYYQAWLEKMNELKKIDLGAWEWLMAVEQKKWCKHAFTFYSKCDVLMNNISESINATILSARDQPIISMAEWIRHYLMRRMTTSATKLQKWQHNLMPMPRKRLDKEITLAAHWRSTWSGIGEQFQVMHTYNRQQFIVDIAKRSCSCNFWEIVGIPCRHVVAALGKRKQRPEMFVDDYYSRSKYAMCYSFAISPINGMDMWPEVEAP; this is translated from the exons atgatttttgaagatttttttcaaatcaaTGAGGACCATATTGCTGAGGAGATTTCTG GGTATGATGAGGAAGATGTTATGGTTAGTACTGATGATGATAGTGGTAAAGTTGTTGGGTTTAATGATAGTGAGGATGAAAGAACCACCGCACTTGAAGATGGGTTTGAAGATGTTGAAGTTGAAGCATCTGCTAATGGTACCAACAGAGTCACagttaacaacaaaacattaaGGATCAAGAAGTGTAGTTCCAAAACACCTAAGAAAAAATCTCCTAAGAAAAACAATAGTGGCAGGATGAATGTGATTGCACCAGTGTCTCTTTTGAAGAATGGGAAAGGGAAGGATGTTGTAGATGAAGAAATAGATAGAGATTACCTTAGTGAAGAGTTTGGTAGCTCAGACCCTGATGACTCAAATGATGAGACAATTAAATATGACCAGTTTAGGATGGTACACTTAAATAAGGATTTTAAGTTCAAGATAGGTATGGAATTTAATACTCTGGTAGAGTTTAAAGAAGCAATTATTGAGTGGAACGTATTAAATGGTTACCAAATTAAAATGCCAAAAAATGAAAGTTATAGGGTAAGGGTggagtgtagggaccaatgtgGATATAAGGTTTTATGTTCAAAGGTGGGTGACATGAGGACTTTTCAGATAAAGACATTAGAGGGGCCCCACACTTGTGCACCAGTGTTGGAAAATAAAAGTGCCAATTCAAGATGGGTTGCTAAGAAAGTTGTGCCAAAAATGCAAGTTACCAAAAAGATGAGTGTACAAGAGGTATTTAATGAAATGGTTGTTAATTATGGTGTGGGTATTACCATGGACAGAGCATGGAGAGCAAGGAAGATTGCAAAGAGCATAATTGAGGGTGATGCAGATAAGCAGTATGCAATGATAAAGAGGTATGCAGCTGAGTTGAAGAGAGTGTGTAGGGACAATAATGTCAAAATAAATGTTGCTGGTCCTTCTGCAACTATTCAACCAAG GGTTCATATCTGCTTGCACACCCTTTGTTGGAGTGGATGGTTGTCACTTGAAAACAAGATATGGGGTCAACTGTTGATTGTTGTTGGAAGAGACCCAAATGACCAGTATTTTTCACTAGCTTTTGGGGTAGTTGAAACTGAGTGCAAGGAAAGTTGGAAATGGTTCATGCAGTTGCTGATGGAAGATATAGGTCAAGATAAGAGATATGTGTTCATATCAGATCAACAAAAG GGGTTGCTGTCAGTTTTTGATGAGATGTTTGATAGTATTGATCATAGATTGTGCCTTAGACATTTGTATGCAAATTTCGAGAAGAAGTTTGGAGGAGGCAGTCAAATAAGAGATTTGATGATGGGAGCTGCAAAGGCCACTTACTATCAAGCATGGTTGGAAAAGATGAATGAACTGAAGAAGATAGATCTTGGAGCTTGGGAATGGTTAATGGCTgtagaacaaaaaaaatggtgTAAGCATGCTTTTACCTTTTATTCTAAGTGTGATGTACTGATGAATAACATATCTGAATCCATTAATGCCACAATATTATCTGCTAGAGATCAACCTATTATTAGTATGGCTGAATGGATTAGACATTATCTAATGAGAAGGATGACAACATCTGCCACTAAACTTCAAAAGTGGCAACATAATTTGATGCCTATGCCTAGGAAAAGATTAGATAAAGAGATAACCTTAGCTGCTCATTGGAGATCAACTTGGTCTGGAATAGGTGAACAATTTCAGGTTATGCATACATATAACCGTCAACAATTTATTGTTGACATTGCAAAAAGGAGTTGCAGCTGTAACTTTTGGGAGATAGTGGGAATACCTTGCAGACATGTTGTTGCTGCACTTGGAAAAAGGAAGCAAAGGCCTGAAatgtttgttgatgattacTACTCTAGGAGTAAGTATGCCATGTGTTATAGTTTTGCAATTAGTCCTATTAATGGTATGGATATGTGGCCTGAGGTAGAAGCTCCTTAA